From Ananas comosus cultivar F153 unplaced genomic scaffold, ASM154086v1, whole genome shotgun sequence, a single genomic window includes:
- the LOC109704663 gene encoding basic leucine zipper and W2 domain-containing protein 2-like isoform X1, with amino-acid sequence MQWSRYTWIMLVIWNLLPKVSNPQISTSHVTAIPFLRSYEAWILQILCCTRIGYVVFTGGRTQTGTIKPEEGERHPYSVLDCEAKRETILPSVLYIQKILRRRPFLIKNLENVMRRFLQSLELFEENERKKLSIFTALTFSQKLSGLPPETVFQPLLKDSLVAKGLVLSFVTYFFKEYLKDNTFDDLISLLKRGKMEDNLLEFFPAVKRSSETFSEHFSKEGLTALVEYNDKKMFEVKLKEVKSALTTEIVEETDVSEVIEAVKQQVKDAKFPDVDVVRMLWDVLMDAVQWSGKNQQQNANAVVRQVKTWAKLLNAFCTNGKLELELIYKIQIQCYEDAKLMKLFPEIVRTLYDQDVLAEDTILLWFRKGTNPKGR; translated from the exons GAGCTATGAAGCATggatacttcaaattttatgCTGTACTCGTATTGGATAC GTTGTCTTCACTGGTGGCCGTACTCAAACTGGCACTATAAAGCCTGAAGAAGGGGAGAGGCACCCATATTCTGTTCTAGATTGTGAGGCAAAGCGTGAAACTATCTTGCCATCTGTTCTCTACATACAGAAGATCCTGCGCAGGAGGCCATTCTTGATAAAGAACCTTGAAAATGTTATGCGCAGATTTCTTCAATCTTTGGAGCTGTTTgaggagaatgagaggaagaagctTTCTATCTTTACGGCTCTCACATTCTCTCAGAAGCTTTCTGGCCTTCCACCTGAGACTGTGTTCCAGCCATTGCTCAAGGATAGTCTTGTTGCCAAGGGGCTAGTGCTTTCATTTGTTACCTATTTTTTCAAGGAATATCTCAAGGACAACACTTTCGACGATCTTATATCTCTTTTGAAGAGAGGCAAAATGGAGGATAATCTACTTGAATTCTTCCCAGCTGTAAAGCGCTCCTCTGAAACTTTCTCTGAGCATTTTAG CAAGGAAGGATTGACCGCTCTTGTTGAGTACAATGATAAGAAAATGTTTGAAGTCAAACTGAAGGAGGTCAAATCAGCACTGACAACTGAAATAGTAGAAGAGACTGACGTATCTGAAGTCATAGAGGCTGTGAAACAGCAGGTTAAAGATGCTAAGTTTCCCGATGTGGATGTCGTGCGCATGCTGTGGGATGTGTTGATGGATGCTGTTCAGTGGTCTGGAAAAAACCAGCAGCAGAATGCTAATGCTGTAGTTCGTCAG GTGAAAACATGGGCCAAACTTCTGAATGCGTTTTGTACAAATGGAAAACTGGAACTAGAGCTTATATACAAAATTCAGATCCAGTGTTATGAAGATGCAAAACTAATGAAGCTATTTCCTGAAATTGTGAGGACTTTGTATGACCAGGATGTACTGGCCGAAGATACCATCCTTCTTTGGTTTCGCAAGGGCACAAACCCAAAGGGCAGGTAA